The Capsicum annuum cultivar UCD-10X-F1 chromosome 3, UCD10Xv1.1, whole genome shotgun sequence genomic sequence AACTTAGTTTCAAGGATTTGAACAACTTTGCCACTCCTCACGTCCCATAACCTAGGTTACAACAATTAAATTAAACCAATTTAAGATAGTGAGCACTACTGGGGGAGTGAAAGTTCATGACGGAAATATGAACCACATGTGTGGCCTTTGTATCAAGTATCCAGTAATATTCGCAGTGAATTGATCTACAAATCCAAGCATTGTATTGGCAAAGACAGTGAGCAACCAATTTATCAAACCTCTGAGCTTTGAGCATGTACAATTACTTGCTATGTCTAAGTGACAATGAGCACTAGCCACATGGCCCACATCACTAATGCAACCAGCAagaaaaacataaacaaaatatacaaatagAGTCGGCGGACTTTTGAAAGCCTACCTCAATCCACCAGCATCTCCAGAGGAACTCAATATAGTTTGATCACTGTGCAGCCAAGCAACTGTCCTAATTGAACCAGGAGAGCTGTCAATTTCCCTTGGAGGTGCATCTGGTCGGTTTAAATCAAATATCCGAAGAATTTTTTCAAAACCACCGGTGAGCAGCAGATTTGTATCCTGCAAAATCGCCACACATAGTTCATACAAATTATCAGAATGTGAAGGCCAATAAATGGGAAAGATAAATATGGACTGAAGTCCCTTTGACACGTGTACTGATAAGAGGgggggaaaaaaaaaagaggaccaaaaaaagaaaaggaagataaGTTCCCATCACATAGAATTGACTAGAGAATTTAACTCAAGCCTGAAAAAATCTCAGTTAGTTTTTAACAATGAAAGATGTTTGCCTTTCAATAGCAGTAGCCTCTCATGACTTGGCAATAATTGAAATTGGCATTCTCTGCTCTTATTTTTCAACCTAAAATAAGGAGACTTTACATGAGCACCCAAGAGTGTGGCCTGCCTGTCAATGAAGTGTGATTTCTGCCAATATGCATAAGCCTTGATGGGCATATACAGTCACAGTATTCTATTGTTTTATGAAGGTATTTCATTATTAAAGCATCAAGGAGATGCAAAGTTCAAAAAAAAGAGTTATAAAAGAACAGAAATACATTCATTAGACCCTTTACATGTGTCAAACAAAGACCAGAAAATAGCAGTACAATAGTATTCTATTAAATCGATATCATAGCTTGGTTACTACAACTTAAGTGAAGTTATAAAGCTCTAACCCGAAAGACCTTTTATAGAAGTAAAGGAAATATGGTTGTAAAGGTACCTCTGAAAAGGCACAGGCTCGAACTATGTGCTTGTGGTCAAATGAGTGCAAAACATCCCCAGTTAATGCATCCCATAATTTCCTAAAAACAACCAACACAAATCACacaatataaaaaggaaaaaaagggacAATTAAGCTATGGAGAACTCTAAAAAGGATGACGAAGCTTCTACCATATTCAATATGCTATTAGATATTTAATAATAAATCTATGTAGATAATGACATGAAAGATCGGCCAGTAATAGACATGCCACAAAAGCACTATTATTGTTCTACATCACTTCTTGCAGACTGATGTCTCCATACAAATGTCACTTAAATGTTTATTTTCAAAGTACTGAAGTGAAGCCGTTAGATAACATACGCGCTGAAATCGGCAGATGCAGATGCAGCACGAAGAGCATTCTTATCCAGACAACAACTCCACACTGCTCCTTTATGCCCTTCAAATGTTCCAATCCAATCTCCAGTTTCTCCATTTCTCAGCATCGGTGTAGAATCTTCAAGATAGATTAAgaacaaataatgaaatgaaaacTTATTGCAGCGAACGAAAAAATACAAAACTACTATGCCTAAGTCACAAACAAATTGTATAGGTTAGAATTTATATGAATCCTCACTGACCATGTTTCTCCATTTAAATTCATCTCACGCCAAAACTAcacaaaacacaaataaaaataaaagtactagAAGTTCTCTATATTTCCTACTTGCAATAAAACTCTTTGATATGGCCGACTCCTCGAAAGCATATGACCTAAAGTACATGCTATATTAACATGACTAAAACATAATTACCAACTAATTAATATTGCCTACAAaaaactttttctttaattttgcaTTATCTTTCATAGGTCTACATAGACTTGGCGAAAAAACAAAAGGATTTTTGGAAACTgtttcaattttttgtttttttggaaaCTGAACAAAAAACAAAAGCATTaaatcaacaaatattaaaagaaagaGAGCAAATAGGTACTTTTTGACAACAGTGTACACTGAACAACATCTACGACGGTGTAATACATTGAGTAGGCATTTGGCCATAAATATTATTCAGAATATTCTGGAATACGTTTTCACTTTATTCCGGAATACTTGTTTGGCCATGAAGACCAAAAATGTATTCCGGAATATGTtatcacaattttttattttatttttttgaaaacacCTCTTAAGGTGTTCTCGCTTTTTTTGCACACAATTTTTCCTATTACTTTACAAAAAAGTACAATCaaagtctaaaatatttttgaaaatactatggccaaacacaactctcAACtccattttcaaattcaaaaaaaaaaaaacaaatagagTGAATACGTTttaagttttcatggccaaacgggtccTAAGGACTTGCCTGAACACTGACAACATAGTAACAAAATCTCAGGGGCTACTGACAACCGATATACCATGTGCTGCAGCATGCCAATCATTCAATTTACCACCAATTAGAGTATTTGGCGGAAAGACTAGGCATACAAAATATAAGACGATAACATAAGTGTCCACCTACCATAAAATGCATTGAACTTGGTAATATATTTTGATAGAATTGAATGCAGATAATAGAACTAGGTTTACTCTAACAAGGTTTGATAAAAACTGCACGTAAATGAAGTATGCATTTCGTATCAACACCTTAGACTAAACAAAATACAGGAACACTTTCAATTTGTCTTCCTCAGTTTTGTGAGGATAGAAATCCCTTCACATTGATGAATAATCTTCTTTGGCTTTCCTAGATTGGTGCTTCTCGGGATTCTCACAATTAAGCCCAAAAGCCCTGAAGTGAGGCTCAAAACACGTTGAGCGCTTCGCTCAAAGCATGTTGAAAGCTTCAGTCAAAACACGTCTAGAGCTTTGCCTCACTTAATGTGCGCTTCACCGCTTCAGTGTTGTCATTAAGGATCTAAAACAAACGTTTCCTAGCGAATGAGCGTTTCATTAAGAGGCAGCACTAAAcaattaatattttactttttctggaaaaaaaaaatcaatctctTTGTCCAtatatttgatattgatatttgtggtTATTAAATCCTGGATTAAACATATATGTCTGTATCTCTAATCTTTAACTCCATTCGCGCCTTTTCTCTTTAAAGCGCTTAAATCGCCAACAGACCTAGAGCTTTTTTTTTGCGCTTCCTTTTCTCTTTAAAACCCACGCTTTATTTGCACGTAAATGGCCAACAGACCTAGAGCTTTTTTTTTGCGCTTCCTTTTCTCTTTAAAGCCCACACTTTATTTGCACGTAAATGACCAACAGACCTAGAGCTTTTCTTTGCGCTTCCTTTTCTCTTTAAAGCCCGCGCTTCATTTGCGCTTAAATCGCCAACTGACCTAGAGCTTTTTTTTGCACTTCCTTTTCTCTTTAAAGCCCACGCTTTATTTGCGCATCAATTGCCAACAGACCTAGAGCTTCTTTTTTTTTGCTTCCTTTTCTAATCGCCAACAGACCTAGAGCATTTTTTTGTGCTTTTAGTTTTTGATAACACTGTCTCTAAGCAAATCCATAAAAATTCTAAAGTTCAACGGCAGAGCCAACAATTGAAGACGTGATGCTACTCTATTCGCTCCAAAATAAACTCAGACTCACGCCAATAATAACTTGCATATACTTATGACTAGTCCATACTTATACGGCAAGATCAAATGTCTATAAATGGGGCGGCCTGGTGGTTCTAAGAATGTAAATACTAAATACCATAAACAATCTAAGGACATTTTCAAGAAGTAATGCACACCAGACACAGACTTTACACACTGTATACTAGCTCATAATTCAGATTTCAGAATAAACTAGCTCATTCAAAACAGTCAAAAAAACATTTCGACTATAAAAATACAACGCAGCTGTATCAAATTCACACAATAGTTAAATAAACCATCAaaactaccaaaaaaaaaaaagtggcaTAACAACAATCAATGTAAAAAAATACCCTTGCTGGCACTGATGAGGAAAAATCCATCAGGAGTGATTGGACTATAAAACAGATCAACAACAGGACGAGAATGCCCATGACAAACAAGCGGTGCCACAACTTTCTTCTTATCCATTACTCCCAAAtattctaattaaaaaaaaataaaaatttatatctaCGAGAAACCCAACCCAGCGCCGAATCGAAAATTGatcacagaaaaaaaaaaaagtccccaaatgatcaaacaaaaaaattgaaaagatctACAAATCAGAATGATAAATATAGAAAGAaattatatgtatgtatagatGATATAGATGTGTGTATAGATTGGGGAACTGGCGCGATTGAAAAAAAAAGGTGGGAAACCCTAATTTTAAGATTTGATGGATCCACACCTTTCTAACCCTATCAAACTACACATATAAAGAAGGAGGCCCTAAGGATAGATAGATCAGAATTATTGGTGAATTAAGAtaggaaatataataaaattaggaAGATACAGGGGGgaaaaatcatagaaaaataaaaaaaaaaaaattatactgaaACTATAGGGCTTGGCGCAGGGAAGACATTGCGGCAAACAAGATCTAATATAGTCCCTTCACACACACCCTAACCCATAACCCCCAACCCCCACGTCTATACATTTGTAGTTTTGTATACAttgtttatacattatttattgttaaataaattgtattgttgattttaaTCTTAGTTTATCACTTGGATAGAgtaaattaatatgatttgaagtaattttgtaagaaatatttatgtctattaatttttgaatgttcTATTATTTGATTAAGAAAGTTTTCTGCAGAGAAAGTTTGTTAGTTTTGGCAGATGATGAGGTGTGAGTTTATTCAAAATTTAGTTACAGTAACTGTCACGTGGAGAGTTGAGATTGATGGCGAGTTGATTGAGCTTCGAGGGTTGTGATTAATCAGTTAGGTCGGCTCAGTTGATTCGATTACACAACTTGATCGAAGTAACCGTGTGATAAATCTACATCTTGTTATTTTGGACATTTCGTTATTTCATCCTCAAAGTTATTTGTTGAGAAAGTTCGTTAGTTTTGGCAGATAATGAGTCAAGGggttattcaaattttagttacaataATTATCGTCACTCATGTTGAGGATCGAGATTGATGGTGAGTGCATGAGCATTGAAGGTTGGGATTAGTCAGCTCAATCAATTGATTGCATAGTATATGTGACAGACTAGCAGGGGCGAAGAGACATTAAGAGTGTGTTTGATATGACgggaaatattttttgaaaaatgtttttgaattttctcatgttttGTTGGCTTAaatgttttggaaaatgttttttcaaattaacttattttcctcaaatctaaagaaaaagactttccttcaaaaagtaagaaaaatatttttcataactCTCCTTCAACCTTACTCTGAAGTTGAATGTTCATACAACTCTAAAAAACACCATCCCTACCCCGGATATTCACCCCCCTGCTACCCCCACCACCACTACCCCCAATACAAAacacatatttaattttaaaaaaaaaattcaaattttttttttacttcatccCCTACCTCGCCCCCCACCCCCAACTAGCCCTCCCtctgaaaaaatatttaactttttaaaaaaaattattttttttcttatcccaccttCTAAGGAGTATGAcattttaagatatatatataatttttaaatcaatatttttcttactcCACCCTCACATCCTACCCcgaccccccaccccacccctccccctacaaagaaaaattattataattttcttttttcaaaaaaactcaaaactttTTTTACCCCATTAGTATCACCTATTCTGACCTCCCTTCTACACACACATACTAAActccttaatttttttctcattttttattttatttttttttagttttgaaactttttttccCACCCTTCTTACCCTATtcgttttcattatttttgttaaatagtACTATACAccaatacttttagaaaatattttcctacttGTATAACAAAAATacgaatataagtaagaaacttatttctctaaaaaaatattttcatcctCCATATtgaacacaccctaaaaaaatatttttttcaaagtcaaaaattatttttataaaaaatatttttctactctttagttaaatactaaaatatattttctaaaaaatattttttctttcaccaaccaaacactaaaaaatatcaactttttttttcatgaaaatattttttagaaaaatattttcctacatACGAACACACTCTAAATTTGCACGgtttcttcttctccaaaagtCTTTTCCTTCTCCCTGATTTATTTATTTCCagtctcttctttttttcttaagaCCTTGAACTTGTGACCAAaatttactttagaccctaaactaatcagGTAATTATTTACCCTTCTTAAtaattttaaagtgaattaatttcccCCTCTATGGCTGacatggcaaaaaaaaaaaaaattatttttaataaaaagggcccactttttttattatatatatatatatatatataaagtaaccatcttctttatcttttccaaATCCACCGTATTCTTTGTCTTTTCCAAATCCCCTCCCCTGTTTCCATCACCCCCATAACACcgtttctttctctatttttttcataaCCCCCAATCCACCCCGTTTCTTCATATGAGGCGAAGCCATGGGAAATTTCGTAAAAGGTGACATTGAATGTTTTGAGAAGTTTTTTGAActgaaatttttgtatttttgagttaaaaaattgTGGAATTTATGGTACTCGATAGAAAATTTGTGTCAAAATTATCTCAAAGTTGACAACTTTGTTGTTTTAGTAATTCTGTTTTGCCTTTTGACAAGGGTGGTTGAACCCAAAATTCGATTATGAAAAATGGAGCCGAAGGGTGGTTGAATCCAAAATTCTGGAAATCTTGATTAAAAGATACAAAATTTATAAATTCTTGATTAAAAAAGTTATTCTGGAATGATGAAATCGTTTCTAGAATGATGAAATCTATTTCAAAAAAGTTATTTACTCACACATAACATCCTTGTTAATGTTGGCTGTTAAAAACGTTGAGGGAGTTAgaattgaaggttgaaataatattttaagggaggaaaaaccttaaattgatgtctttatggCTGTTCTCTTGATGGtgttaatgaaaaaaaatgaaggggAAGGCTTTTTCGTGGCAGGGGTGGGGGTTCGAAGGGGAGAAAGAGAGAAGGCGGGGAGTGGGAGTGGGGGGAATGgtttgagaagaagaagaaaatagctgggggggggggggtgaaggggggggggggggcggcgAGGGATCTAACTGAAGAAGAAGGAGGGGTGTGGGTGTGTGAAGAagaaaggagattttttttttttttattatatatatatgtgtgtgtgtgtgtgtgtggcatcattttttaaataaatatttacgtGGCAGTGAAATGGCACTGACGTGGACGCGTGTATAGTGCACCTCCCTTTGTGAGAGTGGTAATATATTTTAAGGGGGtatttaattcacttaaaagttgttaagggggtataTAATTTTTCGactagtttagggtctaaagtaagtttcgGTTGCAAGTTCAGGGGTGTTTTGGTGTATTATctcttttttcttccatttcagcttATCTATCGAGCTAAAGAGTAATAGTTCAATTTTTCCATTTTCAGTTATTTTCGTTATTAGCTTATGAGTTACtgtttgttggacaataaaatttcgaATCATAAAAATAAGTAatcaagacaagaaaaatattgcaataatcaatttattgatttcaatgtgagtgtctctgattcgccttttcaaatataaattgaaagacttaaaacttgatcttgaatttgaacttgctttgttgatttgagggacttgatcttgacttgtgcttgaattcaaggacttttgagcttgttcttgaatattgtggtcCTGAtgttgaatcttgatgaacttaatTTGtatgcttgagctttgtagagaaattatggcatttgatccacgagctttctgttgcttcttgttagagttttgggagtccttttctgaattataagacccatatttatagttgtggaaaggaaaaagatgatgaaaatgaactttctttgaccaatcaaattcaagtgatatAACGCCTTTTATAGGTTTTTGATTTCACTAAGCCTGCTGCATCATCTTGACATGTGACATGATTCTATTGGTTTcttcacttgacttgacatgccaTGTCATTTAACATGTGACACTTATTTAGGcttctagaatatgacaatatattaggtttagcaaagtgggctcatcatttgtagctcAAATCAATGGgttagcccaataaaaattgaactttaattaaatccatatatgtttagacttaaataatcaaaggaaaataacagaaacgacacttcaaattaaaatatttctacGAAAAttgccataaaatttaaattccattttctaaccatttcaatttgttgggttgttctataccgtttttaGACActttctatacagtttctatacatatcttatacatgtAAATATTCCATAcagaaattatacagttttgatgcacaatttatataataattgtattttttattttacacattttatgcaacaattatataatttttatacactttatatatatatatatatatatatatatatatatatatatatattctatacatatacatatttgatagaactatacatatatcttatatagatacatattctatataacaattacatcatttttatataattatattttattattatttctaaataaaaaaaatagaatatttttcagttaaaaatttTATAGGGAAAAAAcaactgaaatatttttaaaaggaccGAATGGTcaagttgaaaactgtatcagtattgtatatgaactTTATCTGAACTGTGGAtcaaaatgactcaaataaggAAACgactataaagtgaaaataatataCCCGACTGATCACTTTTTGGAAAGATATCAAATTtgggctatttgttttaaaaagtgttatagagtgTTCTTTTCCCAACAGTTAATCCAATTATATTGATCCACTATATTTGTTTGAGActaatctattttgaatttaacataattCGAATTTcgtatgaattttaatttagtaaaatttcGTTGCCACACtgttcattttcattttttagttaCTATTAGCTAAGGAGTTACTGTTCATTTtctcattttcatttatttttttttttggtaaaaagttatttttgttattatctaaggagttattattttgtttttcattttcagtTATTTTCGTTATTAGCTCATGAGTTGCTATTTAATTTTCTCATTTTcgattatttttgttattagcTGAGGAGTTACTGttcattttatttcaataatattatagcttagtttgtattttaatttttagttatttccgTTATTAGCTCATGAGTTACTGTTTAATTTTCTCATTTTcgattatttttgttattagcTCAGAAAttactgttttttttttgttttttttaacgATTTCCTAGTTTAGtttgtatttcaattttgttCGTAGTATGATTGAATATTGTCCCAAAAAATACTcgttattttaaattattttgtgatcactaaatttctctttctagtttattttagatatatataactttttatatatagtaattctttaattaaaatatacaaaatttaaattttttccttatttatacaTTTTAGCCCAGTCAACCTAAGACAATTGAATTAAGATGgatgaaataattttgaatcacTTCAACAATAGAAATTTATAACATGTTTAATCAAACCTAATTTTTCTTAGATGagtgtatttttataaaaataaaatgtttgatcaaattttaaagagaaaataaGTGTTTTTGAGGAATAGTAAAAGCTAAAACAAATACTAGCCTTTTTCCTAAAAGTATTTTTTGAGGCAACACTTTAAAAAAGTTTGATCAAATGATAACCGTtgttcaaaaggatttttttgaACTCATTAGTCAATCATAAACTATTttcaatcaaaaataattttttaaaaagtactcttgaaaaaaaaattaaaataaattaattttatatgcTTGGTCAATAAGACTACTTAATCAATAAAGGCTGGTGCTTATGTAACCTAAAATTTACCACGGTCAAGTGTGAGAAAATGACTGAATTAGGAAAATTATTTCAGATGATGGTCCAATGAATGTGATCCACATTATCTTCACTGTGGTCATCATGCATAACAACTCTGAGTTTTCACACCACTAAAAGATGTGGTGCGGTGGATGGGGCTAATTCTCCTTTAATCAGAGGTCTTGGATTCGAGCCATGAGTACGGAAAAATCCTTGATAGGAAGCGTCAtcccccgaatggggccctacccgaCGCAAATTTgaattagtcggactccaataCAGATACCAGACatcgaataaaaataaaaaaagcctCTGAGTTTTCACAAACATCTTGTCCGAAGCTCATGTATATCACTAAACTCAACATTTGTGGTGTTCGGCTTTGGGTTTTCATCAGCAAGTATTCACTATTCTATATATGGGCCGGGGCCTTAGTTTTAGCCTTTCGGCTTTCTTAAGCAAGCACAAATATTGATAAATATAGCCTTTATTGGCAAACCTTTCGTTCATATCTTTGAAACATAGCATTACGGAGTATCAAGTTTTacaaagtaaaatttcatttagAATTTTCTAGTTTCACTAGTATAATTTGAAACTTTGGTTAACAACTAGAGTATATTTTAACGAGGACTGAAAACAGCTATGTGTGAATTTTACTCCATGTAATTACATAATGTATCATATTACATTGTATATTGTTTTGATAAATATAACATTTGAATAGATTGTATTGTTTTAAGCCGTTACGTAATGTCTCACGCACAAAATCTGAAGAATAAACTTCCTATATTGTAGAGAAAAGTTATATGATATGGGTTAGAGTTTTTACAAAGAAGGTAAATAAAACGAGAGGAAAATAAAGGTAACTACGCGACCATAATGAATCGATTGTTACATAAAATGTGACTTTTCATAGGATTTAACGGCGTGAttcaataaaatttaagtaacaatcaaaacaaatattgtatttgaCATAACAATAGAATACAATATTGTATTATCCCACGATACTTATTTGTCTGCTTCAcgaatttttactttttaagtttattttaggTTTTAACTTGTGTTCTCACCAGACTATTTGTTCAACCCACATCTCCCATGCAATGTTTAAATTTGCTTCAGTTGGAAGTAGAACATTACTAGATTTTAAACAACACAAGTCCCTCTATTCAATGATATCTTTGcttcttgaatttaaaatttcaatattcaaatcaaaatgcACCGGTGACACAATAGTTTAAAGTTGACGAGTGCTGTAAGATCATATAAATGCTTCACTGGCCCTGGAGTTAATTTTATACTTACAAGTCAAACACTGTCACATAAATTGGAGATAAAAACcgtaataattaatatataacaTGAATTAACATGATTATGGTACGTGAGTTGCACgtgtatcaaatatttttttaaaataaaattatgtagaAAATTTATTAATTGTGTATGTGTTGTTTTATTAAATCTAAAAACATTAAGAAAATTACGCAAATTTTTCAAGATTAAAAAGTGCAGTTTATTAAAGCTGAATTTTGTCCTCATacttcttattttctatttttaaaattatgtatttctatgaacatttatttttattcttaggcatttatatatttatactttccgtaaaatagaatataatgatttataataacataaaatatataatttaatcataaatcataacaattaattttttaattttgtactcatttaaaatataatttatataagttGATAAATAGTGagttaaatttataaaaaaaaattaaaattttatgtatgtaaacaagcattttttttttaaaacaaatttttggTGGTCTGTTAGGACCTTTTTATCAACATAAGACCCTTAATGTTTTATACAAACAGATTAGGTCCAAAATTGGGTCCACAAAAGACCCGACCCAAACAGAAAAAGGGGATCTCAAAAGTTTCCAAAATGTCTCTGTAAGTTTGGATTTGAGTAGAGTATCAAATACTCTTTCTATTCCATTTGTCCGCAACAATGGTGATGGTGTGTTGCCATATTCGAAGCTCCATTTCCTCCTTCCGTTGTGGTGAATTGGAGCAAATATCTTTCTATCAACTTCACCTCTGTTAGGTAGTGTCATCTTCATTTAATTTGTGGAATTTAAACGCGAACTGATGCTTCTTCTCTTTTGTTTTTAGGTGGTATTGAGTATCTCTCATGACCAGACTACATTTTTTTTCACCCAGATCCCGAGCTCTCTCTTTGTAAGGTGATTGAAGGGTTCGTTAAAAGGGTacaataatttgataaataataataaagaaaaagaattaggaaaGTAAAAACTCCAGAAGTTTCACTGCAATTCTCTCCTTCCTTACACATTtcctttctctttattttgatactcgaaaaattgatgaataaggTGAAATCATGAAGCTTAAATTTGAACATTTATTGAAAAGTATGTTCCTACTGCATCCATTGAAGGACGGTATGTCAAATTTTGTGTGTAATTCCATCTTCTTTCactgtttccttttttttttttttaggctTTAACTCGTTTgaatagatatatttttttaattacattttgTATGTTTTGATTCTCTTAAAACCACTGTTGCATTATATGTTCCTAGTTTGATTTATTGATTCTCTTAAAACCACTGTTGCATTATATGTTCCTAGTTTGATTTTTTGATCCACTTTTTGCTTTGCATGTTCaaagatttcatttttaaaaggcattttgatttaatttcttgTTTCAGGTGTGATTTGTTGGATTTTTACATATAATATGTGTATAGTGTG encodes the following:
- the LOC107861884 gene encoding serine-threonine kinase receptor-associated protein isoform X1 — encoded protein: MDKKKVVAPLVCHGHSRPVVDLFYSPITPDGFFLISASKDSTPMLRNGETGDWIGTFEGHKGAVWSCCLDKNALRAASASADFSAKLWDALTGDVLHSFDHKHIVRACAFSEDTNLLLTGGFEKILRIFDLNRPDAPPREIDSSPGSIRTVAWLHSDQTILSSSGDAGGLRLWDVRSGKVVQILETKFPVTSAEVSQDGRYITTADGSSVKFWDANHFGLVKSHDLPCKVESASLEPKFGNRFIAGGEDMWVHVFDFHTGEEIGCNKGHHGPVHCLRFSPGGESYASGSEDGTIRIWQLGPLGQIEDNGSTTANASGDGMGEVTQKIDELAVSETKKTEGTHVDGVEKVVDT
- the LOC107861884 gene encoding serine-threonine kinase receptor-associated protein isoform X2, with product MDKKKVVAPLVCHGHSRPVVDLFYSPITPDGFFLISASKDSTPMLRNGETGDWIGTFEGHKGAVWSCCLDKNALRAASASADFSAKLWDALTGDVLHSFDHKHIVRACAFSEDTNLLLTGGFEKILRIFDLNRPDAPPREIDSSPGSIRTVAWLHSDQTILSSSGDAGGLRLWDVRSGKVVQILETKFPVTSAEVSQDGRYITTADGSSVKFWDANHFGLVKSHDLPCKVESASLEPKFGNRFIAGGEDMWVHVFDFHTGEEIGCNKGHHGPVHCLRFSPGGESYASGSEDGTIRIWQLGPLGQIEDNGSTTANASGDGMGEVTQKIDELAVSETKKTEGTHVDGVEKH